A genomic stretch from Aedes albopictus strain Foshan chromosome 2, AalbF5, whole genome shotgun sequence includes:
- the LOC134286700 gene encoding uncharacterized protein LOC134286700, with the protein MSSTERRIKGLKTRLKSLLTSFNLIKTFVEDYQEERDSRQVSVRLEHLLTLWRDVNATQAELETLDDEGLDQYLKVRNDFETSYFHVKGFLLSVNKSAEPASPSASRSPAQNPPTSSSVRLPDVKLPVFSGHLDSWLNFHDLFVSLVHSSHELSNIQKFYYLRSSLSGDALKLIQTITISANNYQVAWNLLVDHYQNPVLLKQSYVDSLFEFPSLKRESASELHSLVEKFEANVRVLKQLGEKTEFWDILLIRMLSSRLDPTTRRDWEEHSSTKANVAFNDLTSFIQRRVTVLQTINKPIEVLSQSAPKKPAPRSVASHGASQPNYRKCLVCSDHHPLYLCAVFSKMTIEDKEKDVRRHQLCRNCLRKGHQARECPSSSTCRKCRSRHHTLLCPGEALPVSANSRTSEAVLPKAPSVPVLQEQPRNSASAVSPPVSCASSGLKPKSVLLATAVVILVDDSGVEHAARALLDSGSECCFMTESLAQQIKAKRTKINVPITGIGQSSTHARHKLQSTIRSRVSGYSTAIEFLVLPKVTVNLPSTSVDVSSWEIPDGIQLADPSFHDTQPVQLVLGAEIFFDLFKVPGRIQLGESQPNLVNSVLGWVVSGGISNCRPTSVTANVATVADLHRLMEKFWTIEETNESSNYSVEEAACEAHFRRTVSRSPEGRYIVRLPLKSDVLATLGDNRRSALRRFHLVENRLSRNPELGG; encoded by the coding sequence ATGTCGTCAACGGAACGACGCATCAAGGGCCTCAAGACGCGTTTGAAGAGCCTACTAACCTCGTTCAATCTCATCAAGACCTTCGTGGAAGACTACCAGGAAGAGCGGGATTCTCGTCAGGTCTCGGTACGTCTTGAGCACCTATTGACCCTCTGGAGGGACGTCAACGCAACGCAGGCGGAACTTGAGACGCTGGACGACGAGGGTTTGGACCAATATCTGAAGGTCCGCAATGACTTCGAGACCAGCTACTTCCACGTAAAAGGCTTCCTACTGTCCGTTAACAAGTCTGCTGAACCCGCCTCACCATCTGCCTCTCGCTCACCCGCTCAAAACCCGCCAACTTCGTCCTCGGTACGACTACCCGACGTGAAGCTGCCCGTGTTCTCCGGTCACCTCGATAGCTGGCTTAACTTTCACGATCTGTTCGTTTCTCTCGTCCACTCGTCCCATGAGCTCTccaatattcaaaaattttactatCTGCGGTCTTCCCTTTCCGGAGATGCCCTCAAGCTGATCCAGACTATCACAATCAGTGCCAACAACTACCAGGTTGCGTGGAACTTGCTAGTAGACCACTACCAGAACCCCGTTCTGTTGAAGCAGTCTTACGTAGACTCACTTTTCGAATTTCCTTCACTCAAAAGGGAATCTGCTTCGGAGTTACACTCTCTGGTTGAAAAGTTCGAGGCGAACGTCCGAGTACTCAAACAGTTAGGGGAGAAGACGGAGTTCTGGGACATACTCCTAATCCGAATGCTGAGTAGCAGATTGGATCCGACAACCAGACGTGACTGGGAGGAGCACTCGTCGACTAAGGCCAACGTTGCGTTCAACGATCTGACGTCCTTCATACAGCGTAGAGTCACCGTACTGCAGACGATCAACAAGCCAATCGAAGTTCTGTCCCAGAGTGCCCCCAAGAAGCCCGCTCCTCGCTCCGTCGCCAGCCACGGGGCCAGTCAGCCCAACTATCGCAAGTGTCTCGTCTGCTCTGACCATCATCCCTTGTACCTCTGCGCCGTTTTCTCAAAGATGACCATCGAAGACAAGGAGAAGGATGTCCGACGCCACCAACTGTGTCGCAATTGCCTCCGTAAAGGCCACCAAGCTCGTGAATGCCCCTCGTCCAGTACCTGTCGCAAATGCAGAAGCCGTCATCATACTCTACTTTGTCCCGGAGAAGCCCTTCCAGTGTCTGCGAACTCCAGAACCTCGGAAGCTGTCTTACCAAAGGCACCCTCTGTTCCCGTCCTACAGGAGCAACCTAGAAACTCTGCCTCTGCCGTATCGCCCCCCGTTAGTTGCGCTTCTTCCGGTCTGAAACCGAAAAGCGTTCTTCTGGCCACCGCAGTGGTCATTCTCGTCGATGACAGTGGAGTCGAGCATGCCGCAAGGGCCCTCTTAGACTCCGGCAGTGAGTGTTGCTTTATGACCGAGTCGCTCGCTCAGCAGATCAAGGCTAAACGCACCAAGATCAACGTTCCGATAACCGGCATCGGACAGTCCTCGACGCACGCCAGGCACAAGCTTCAATCGACCATTCGCTCTCGTGTCAGTGGATATTCTACCGCCATTGAGTTCTTGGTACTGCCGAAGGTCACCGTGAACCTACCATCCACATCCGTCGATGTCTCTTCCTGGGAAATTCCGGACGGAATCCAACTCGCAGATCCGTCGTTCCACGATACGCAACCCGTTCAGCTCGTATTGGGAGCGGAAATCTTTTTCGACCTCTTCAAAGTTCCCGGTCGGATTCAACTCGGTGAGTCGCAACCAAACCTTGTCAACTCCGTCCTCGGATGGGttgtatctggaggaatttcaaactgCCGACCGACATCTGTCACGGCCAACGTCGCTACAGTCGCCGATCTCCATCGCCTCATGGAGAAGTTCTGGACAATCGAAGAAACCAACGAGTCTTCCAACTACTCCGTCGAAGAAGCCGCTTGTGAGGCTCACTTCCGTCGTACCGTTTCTCGCTCACCCGAAGGCCGCTACATTGTTCGACTTCCGTTGAAATCAGACGTTCTCGCAACACTCGGTGACAATCGCCGATCTGCTCTCCGCCGTTTTCATCTCGTCGAAAATCGTCTGTCACGCAACCCGGAACTAGGTGGTTAA